A DNA window from Streptomyces sp. 71268 contains the following coding sequences:
- a CDS encoding TIGR03557 family F420-dependent LLM class oxidoreductase: MKIGYKLAAEAFGPAELVRQTQRAEAVGFDFVEISDHFHPWLDNQGHSPFAWTVLGAIAERTERIGLATGVTCPTVRYHPAVIAQAAATLALLSDGRFTLGVGSGERLNEHVVGREFPAVRARHALLREALEIIRLLWRGGYRSYDGRYLRLEDARVFDLPDEPPPIAVAASGSSSARIAAELGDGLFATEDKPEIVRHYAEAGGAGPKYAEVPVAWAPDEHTAAKTAHETTRWALTGWKVMSELPNPVNFAAATTTVTEQDVAQKFACGPDPARYVAAARGFADAGFDHLVMQNAGPDPDGFLDFYAAELDGPLRELTPGGSA; the protein is encoded by the coding sequence ATGAAGATCGGGTACAAGCTGGCCGCCGAGGCGTTCGGACCCGCCGAACTCGTCCGGCAGACCCAGCGCGCTGAGGCCGTCGGCTTCGACTTCGTCGAGATCAGCGACCACTTCCACCCCTGGCTGGACAACCAGGGCCACTCGCCCTTCGCGTGGACCGTGCTCGGCGCGATCGCCGAGCGCACCGAACGCATCGGGCTCGCCACCGGCGTCACCTGCCCCACCGTGCGCTACCACCCGGCCGTCATCGCCCAGGCGGCGGCCACCCTCGCGCTGCTCTCCGACGGCCGCTTCACGCTCGGCGTCGGTTCGGGCGAGCGGCTCAACGAGCACGTGGTGGGACGGGAGTTCCCCGCCGTCCGGGCCCGGCACGCCCTGCTGCGCGAGGCGCTGGAGATCATCCGACTGCTGTGGCGCGGCGGCTACCGCTCGTACGACGGCCGCTACCTGCGCCTGGAGGACGCTCGCGTCTTCGACCTGCCCGACGAGCCGCCGCCGATCGCCGTGGCCGCCAGCGGCTCGTCCTCCGCGCGTATCGCCGCCGAACTCGGTGACGGCCTGTTCGCCACGGAGGACAAGCCCGAGATCGTGCGGCACTACGCCGAGGCCGGGGGCGCCGGCCCGAAGTACGCCGAGGTGCCGGTGGCCTGGGCGCCCGACGAGCACACGGCGGCCAAGACCGCGCACGAGACCACCCGCTGGGCGCTGACCGGCTGGAAGGTGATGAGCGAACTGCCCAACCCGGTCAACTTCGCGGCCGCGACCACCACCGTCACCGAGCAGGACGTGGCCCAGAAGTTCGCCTGCGGCCCCGACCCGGCCCGCTACGTCGCCGCCGCCCGAGGCTTCGCCGACGCCGGGTTCGACCACCTGGTCATGCAGAACGCCGGCCCCGACCCCGATGGCTTCCTGGACTTCTACGCGGCCGAACTCGACGGACCGCTACGCGAGTTGACGCCTGGCGGATCGGCCTGA
- a CDS encoding 2-dehydropantoate 2-reductase, which produces MSQPAPLPHHRLRIAVLGAGSIGCHLGGSLAGIADVTLIGRPAAMDTLREHGLSLTGGGRPALRVGTSGGPAGVRLATSADAAAGADCVLVTVKSAGTAEAARQLAPRLAPGAVVVSFQNGLRNTHALRSVLAEHAVLAGMVPYNVVRTAPGAFHQGSGGTLMVEAAERAEPLIAALAAAGLRVEARHDMREVQCAKLLMNLNNAINALSGLPLRDQLGQRAYRECLALSQSEALAAYEAEGIQPARLGPIPARLTPRLLRLPDGIFRRVAAATLAIDAQARSSTWEDLQRGRPTEIDSLQGEVVALAARHALPAPVNAELISLVRRMEAAGPGAARRWSGGELLAKVTTIR; this is translated from the coding sequence ATGTCACAGCCCGCGCCCCTCCCCCACCACCGTCTTCGGATCGCCGTCCTCGGCGCCGGCAGCATCGGCTGCCACCTCGGCGGCAGCCTCGCCGGCATAGCGGACGTCACGCTGATCGGCCGGCCCGCCGCCATGGACACGCTCCGCGAACACGGCCTGTCCCTGACCGGGGGCGGCCGCCCCGCCCTGCGCGTGGGCACCTCGGGCGGGCCCGCCGGGGTGCGCCTGGCCACCAGCGCGGACGCGGCGGCCGGCGCGGACTGCGTGCTGGTCACCGTCAAGTCGGCGGGCACCGCAGAGGCCGCGCGGCAGCTCGCCCCGAGGCTCGCGCCCGGCGCCGTGGTGGTCAGCTTCCAGAACGGGCTGCGGAACACCCACGCCCTGCGCTCCGTCCTGGCCGAGCACGCGGTGCTCGCCGGGATGGTCCCGTACAACGTGGTGCGGACCGCGCCCGGCGCGTTCCACCAGGGCTCGGGTGGCACGCTGATGGTGGAGGCCGCCGAGCGCGCCGAGCCGCTGATCGCGGCCCTGGCCGCGGCCGGGCTGCGCGTCGAGGCGCGGCACGACATGCGCGAGGTGCAGTGCGCCAAGCTGCTGATGAACCTCAACAACGCGATCAACGCGCTCTCCGGGCTCCCGCTGCGTGACCAGCTCGGCCAGCGCGCGTACCGGGAGTGCCTGGCGCTCAGCCAGTCGGAGGCGCTCGCGGCGTACGAGGCCGAGGGGATACAGCCGGCGCGGCTGGGCCCGATCCCGGCCCGGCTCACCCCACGGCTGCTGCGGTTGCCGGACGGGATCTTCCGTCGGGTGGCCGCCGCCACGCTGGCCATCGACGCCCAGGCCAGGTCGTCCACCTGGGAGGACCTCCAGCGGGGCCGGCCCACCGAGATCGACTCGCTGCAGGGCGAGGTGGTGGCGTTGGCCGCCCGGCACGCGCTGCCCGCGCCCGTGAACGCCGAGCTGATCTCCCTCGTACGGCGCATGGAGGCGGCCGGCCCCGGGGCGGCCCGGCGGTGGTCGGGCGGCGAGTTGCTGGCCAAGGTGACCACGATCCGCTGA
- a CDS encoding sulfotransferase yields MRSLTFIVGTGRSGSSALSRIVNLHPDVLSLNELYASLGSSAFPAEPITGTRFRRILTDPNPVFDTLTRSGVPLPEFLYVRRPGRYSAETTGIPALSLMVLPHLTDDPDGLLDEVADEVSGWPRRPVARHYVALFELLAARFGRSAVIERSGYSLGWVPRLSAAFPTARFVHLFRDGPDCALSMSRHCGYRAIALLREVMERSNVTDLTELTPDHVRALPADLSALLGDRFDGQRLIMDRQMPVEGFGALWSELVTEGVGLLAQLPEERRMTLAYEDLLDAPERELTRLAEFAGVAPRADWLAAGRAELRAGSRGSALRLPDAELATLRERCAPGARALGRA; encoded by the coding sequence ATGCGGTCCTTAACATTCATCGTGGGCACCGGGCGCAGCGGCTCCAGCGCCCTGTCCCGGATCGTCAACCTCCACCCCGACGTCCTCAGCCTCAACGAGCTGTACGCCTCGCTCGGCTCCAGCGCCTTCCCCGCCGAGCCGATCACCGGGACGCGGTTCCGTCGGATCCTCACCGACCCCAACCCGGTCTTCGACACGCTGACGCGCAGCGGGGTGCCGCTCCCGGAGTTCCTGTACGTCCGGCGCCCGGGCCGCTACTCGGCCGAGACGACCGGCATTCCCGCGCTGTCCCTGATGGTGCTGCCCCATCTCACCGACGACCCCGACGGCCTGCTCGACGAGGTGGCCGACGAGGTGTCGGGCTGGCCGCGACGGCCGGTGGCGCGGCACTACGTGGCACTGTTCGAGCTGCTGGCCGCGCGGTTCGGGCGCTCGGCCGTGATCGAGCGCTCGGGGTACTCGCTCGGCTGGGTCCCGCGACTGAGCGCGGCCTTCCCCACCGCCCGCTTCGTCCACCTCTTCCGCGACGGCCCGGACTGCGCTCTGTCGATGAGCCGGCACTGCGGGTACCGGGCGATCGCGCTGCTGCGGGAGGTCATGGAGCGCTCGAACGTCACGGATCTCACCGAGCTGACGCCCGACCACGTCCGCGCGCTGCCGGCGGACCTGTCGGCGCTGCTCGGCGACCGGTTCGACGGTCAGCGGCTGATCATGGATCGACAGATGCCGGTCGAGGGGTTCGGGGCACTGTGGTCGGAGTTGGTCACGGAGGGTGTCGGGCTGTTGGCCCAGCTTCCGGAGGAGCGCCGGATGACGCTCGCGTACGAGGACTTGTTGGACGCGCCGGAGCGCGAGCTGACCCGGCTGGCCGAGTTCGCCGGCGTGGCGCCGCGCGCGGACTGGCTGGCCGCCGGCCGCGCCGAACTCCGCGCCGGCAGCCGGGGCAGCGCGCTGCGGCTGCCCGACGCGGAGCTGGCGACCCTGCGCGAGCGCTGCGCTCCGGGCGCGCGGGCCCTGGGCCGGGCGTAG
- a CDS encoding cold-shock protein — MTTGTVKWFNSEKGFGFIAQDGGGPDVFAHYSNINAQGFRELVEGQQVQFDVTQGPKGPQAENIQPV; from the coding sequence ATGACGACCGGTACCGTGAAGTGGTTCAACAGCGAAAAGGGCTTTGGCTTCATCGCGCAGGACGGCGGCGGCCCCGACGTCTTCGCCCACTACTCGAACATCAACGCTCAGGGCTTCCGTGAGCTCGTTGAGGGCCAGCAGGTCCAGTTCGACGTGACGCAGGGCCCCAAGGGTCCGCAGGCGGAGAACATCCAGCCCGTCTGA
- a CDS encoding GNAT family N-acetyltransferase: MTWTTTDDNGAFRATAGPFLGGRPDEHTILISLAASLRDAGPDRYGDQPPRYGWWHEPDGAVAGAFVWTPPYPVQLSPMAPAAAAELATHLLGGPRRLVGVGGQRAATEAFAARWARATGGAWRVTGRQRLYRLGELVPPSPAPPGRARRATREDRGFLLDWFAAYHRDIGEDQAGSSRALDDRLGYGGCTLWEVDGAPVSMAGVTRAQGGMVRVNGVYTPDALRGKGYAGAVVAAVSREALDAGVTRVLLFADLANPTSNALYQRLGYQVIGGHVTLALDPAPVHARPGGRA; encoded by the coding sequence ATGACGTGGACGACGACCGACGACAACGGCGCCTTCCGTGCGACGGCGGGCCCCTTTCTGGGCGGGCGGCCCGACGAGCACACGATCCTGATCTCGCTCGCCGCCTCGCTGCGCGACGCCGGGCCTGACCGGTACGGGGACCAACCGCCGCGTTACGGGTGGTGGCACGAGCCTGACGGGGCGGTGGCGGGGGCGTTCGTGTGGACGCCGCCCTATCCCGTGCAGCTCTCACCCATGGCGCCCGCGGCCGCGGCGGAACTCGCGACGCACCTGCTGGGCGGGCCGCGACGCCTCGTCGGCGTGGGCGGCCAGCGGGCCGCCACCGAGGCGTTCGCCGCGCGCTGGGCGCGGGCCACCGGCGGCGCCTGGCGGGTGACCGGACGACAGCGCCTGTACCGGCTCGGCGAACTGGTACCGCCCTCGCCGGCACCGCCCGGCCGGGCGCGGCGGGCGACGCGGGAGGACCGCGGGTTCCTGCTGGACTGGTTCGCGGCGTACCACCGTGACATCGGCGAGGACCAGGCCGGCAGCTCGCGCGCGCTCGACGACCGGCTCGGCTACGGCGGTTGCACCCTGTGGGAGGTGGACGGCGCGCCGGTCTCGATGGCCGGCGTGACCCGCGCGCAGGGGGGCATGGTGCGCGTCAACGGCGTCTACACGCCCGACGCGCTGCGCGGGAAGGGGTACGCGGGCGCCGTCGTGGCCGCCGTATCCCGGGAGGCGCTGGACGCGGGGGTGACGCGGGTGCTGCTCTTCGCCGACCTCGCCAACCCGACGTCCAACGCGCTCTACCAGCGGCTGGGTTACCAGGTCATCGGGGGCCACGTGACGCTCGCGCTCGACCCGGCGCCGGTTCACGCGCGGCCGGGTGGCCGCGCCTGA